The Limnochorda sp. LNt genome includes a region encoding these proteins:
- a CDS encoding YkoP family protein, producing the protein MSRPTHARGRGARSRWRHLMARAWSGWEWAFAKLFRLYQVPGAGDGVLSFGFRRWRGPAVRLGDGTVVRRGDWVAEVHITSPRVLARRDVASSSLTRLVFVLSAQMRSALQALAREIESGRLTVPIVALYGKTLLHRGAARLGFEVHDLPEGIGSRLLAAYERWLVSLYHPLAPGAGAMGERVKIVWLSTGALLRRFGERGPTIGDRTGAQAEAPSWYTAPGNPGEGTRP; encoded by the coding sequence GTGAGCCGGCCGACCCACGCGCGCGGCCGCGGAGCTCGGAGCCGATGGCGACACCTGATGGCGCGGGCCTGGTCCGGGTGGGAGTGGGCCTTCGCCAAGCTCTTTCGGCTCTACCAGGTGCCGGGGGCCGGCGACGGCGTGCTGAGTTTCGGTTTCCGCCGGTGGCGGGGCCCGGCCGTCCGGCTCGGAGACGGCACCGTGGTGCGGCGCGGCGACTGGGTCGCCGAGGTGCACATCACCAGCCCGCGGGTGCTGGCCCGAAGGGACGTGGCCAGCTCGTCACTGACCCGGCTGGTCTTCGTCCTCAGCGCGCAGATGCGCTCGGCGCTGCAGGCTCTGGCGCGCGAGATCGAGTCGGGCCGCCTGACGGTGCCCATCGTCGCGCTGTACGGCAAGACGCTGCTGCACCGGGGGGCTGCGAGGCTGGGCTTCGAGGTGCACGATCTGCCCGAGGGGATCGGCTCGCGGCTCCTGGCGGCCTACGAGCGCTGGCTGGTGAGTCTGTACCACCCACTGGCCCCCGGTGCGGGGGCGATGGGGGAGCGGGTCAAGATCGTCTGGCTCTCCACGGGGGCCCTGCTGCGGCGCTTCGGCGAGAGAGGGCCGACCATCGGCGACCGGACCGGGGCGCAGGCGGAGGCTCCTTCGTGGTATACTGCGCCAGGCAATCCAGGGGAGGGCACGCGACCGTGA
- a CDS encoding MGDG synthase family glycosyltransferase — MDGTRAGSRLVALRQSLSKAVLPLRAVPAWRDLQPAEVLMLTATYGQGHIQAARALAEAMAVVRPGIRTASIDFFDLINPVFNAATRLAYIYSVRKAPVLWREFYERTARIDPDSFLQQRLYHLGESALRRTIEATQARVVVSTHPTPGGVVAELHRDGKLWPEPALTATVITDYVLHSQWVHPSTGLYLASCHDVADELMARGIPASRIEVTGIPIRSGFRRPVDREAARARWGLDAERPVVVMLIGAHGMMRGAVEACRRLARLPEPLQLVVVAGFDRHLQATLEAELAGSPHPVRVLGFVEEVPALMAASDVLVTKPGGLTVSEALAMGTCTVVYSPIPGQEEGNAAYLRRHDAAEVAASPAELAFVVEGLLQAPERRRQLAERARQLGRPDAATEAASLILGRGLP, encoded by the coding sequence ATGGACGGCACCCGAGCAGGGAGCCGGCTCGTCGCCCTCCGCCAGTCGCTGAGCAAGGCCGTCCTGCCGTTGCGGGCCGTGCCCGCATGGCGGGACCTTCAGCCGGCGGAGGTGCTGATGCTGACAGCCACCTACGGGCAGGGACACATCCAGGCTGCCCGGGCCCTGGCGGAGGCCATGGCGGTGGTGCGTCCCGGCATCCGGACGGCCAGCATCGACTTCTTCGACCTGATCAATCCGGTCTTCAACGCCGCCACCCGCCTCGCCTACATCTACTCGGTGCGCAAGGCGCCGGTGCTGTGGCGGGAGTTTTACGAGCGCACGGCGCGCATCGACCCCGACTCCTTCCTGCAGCAGCGGCTGTACCACCTGGGGGAGTCGGCGCTGCGCCGCACCATCGAGGCGACGCAGGCCCGGGTCGTGGTCTCCACCCACCCGACGCCGGGCGGGGTGGTGGCCGAGCTCCATCGCGACGGCAAGCTTTGGCCCGAGCCCGCGTTGACGGCGACGGTCATCACCGACTACGTGCTCCACAGTCAGTGGGTGCATCCATCGACCGGCCTCTACCTGGCGTCGTGCCATGACGTCGCCGACGAATTGATGGCGCGGGGCATCCCCGCCAGCCGGATCGAGGTGACGGGCATCCCCATCCGGTCCGGCTTCCGCCGACCCGTCGATCGGGAGGCGGCTCGCGCCCGGTGGGGTCTGGATGCCGAGCGGCCCGTCGTGGTGATGCTCATCGGGGCTCACGGGATGATGCGGGGCGCGGTCGAGGCGTGCCGTAGGCTGGCGCGCCTGCCGGAGCCGCTCCAGCTGGTGGTCGTGGCCGGCTTCGACCGCCACCTGCAGGCCACCCTGGAGGCGGAGCTGGCCGGCTCGCCGCATCCGGTGCGGGTGCTGGGCTTCGTCGAAGAGGTGCCGGCGTTGATGGCGGCCAGTGACGTGCTGGTGACCAAGCCGGGCGGGCTGACGGTCTCGGAGGCCCTGGCCATGGGCACGTGCACCGTGGTCTACTCGCCCATCCCCGGCCAGGAGGAGGGCAACGCGGCGTACCTGCGACGCCACGACGCCGCGGAGGTGGCCGCGTCGCCCGCCGAGCTGGCCTTCGTCGTCGAGGGGCTGCTGCAGGCACCCGAGCGCCGGCGCCAGCTGGCGGAGCGTGCCCGCCAGCTGGGGCGCCCCGATGCCGCCACGGAGGCGGCCTCGCTCATCCTGGGGCGCGGCCTGCCGTGA
- a CDS encoding ABC transporter ATP-binding protein produces the protein MTVRGYLLFVAEMRRVPRHRRRRHVDEIMGRTGVADVAHRLAGRLSRGYKQRVGLAAALVGEPPVLVLDEPTAGMDPRQIIEMRQLIRSLAGRHTVLLSSHILPEVASTCQRVLIINKGRLVAQDTPDNLSARLGGRRHLRLEVRGDREALEAALAEVPGIVEVRWPGGPGQEGTAVAELDLGPGGADGEAAGDVREAIFFALARRGLPILEMRSLDRSLEDVFLELVTHEDLEPDART, from the coding sequence ATGACGGTGCGGGGCTACCTGCTCTTCGTGGCCGAGATGCGACGGGTGCCGCGACACCGGCGCCGCCGCCACGTCGACGAGATCATGGGGCGGACCGGCGTCGCCGACGTGGCGCACCGGCTGGCGGGCCGGCTCTCCCGGGGCTACAAGCAGCGGGTGGGCCTGGCGGCCGCCCTGGTGGGGGAGCCGCCCGTGCTGGTGCTGGACGAGCCCACGGCAGGGATGGATCCCCGCCAGATCATCGAGATGCGCCAGCTCATCCGGAGCCTGGCCGGACGACACACCGTGCTGCTCAGTTCCCACATCCTGCCCGAGGTGGCCAGCACGTGCCAGCGGGTCCTGATCATCAACAAGGGCCGCCTGGTGGCGCAGGACACCCCCGACAACCTGTCCGCCCGGTTGGGTGGCCGACGGCACCTGAGGCTGGAGGTGAGGGGTGACCGTGAGGCCCTGGAGGCCGCGCTGGCCGAGGTGCCGGGCATCGTCGAGGTCCGGTGGCCGGGCGGGCCGGGCCAGGAGGGGACCGCGGTGGCAGAGCTCGACCTCGGTCCCGGCGGAGCCGATGGCGAGGCCGCCGGAGACGTCCGGGAGGCCATCTTCTTCGCGCTGGCGCGCCGGGGCTTGCCCATCCTGGAGATGCGCAGCCTCGACCGCAGCCTCGAAGACGTCTTCCTGGAGCTCGTCACCCACGAGGACCTGGAGCCCGACGCCAGGACCTGA
- a CDS encoding DUF4340 domain-containing protein → MRRSVWTVATGVVFVGLLAVWAVWMRPAGSRQAPGTTVLEVEPAEVQALVVEHRDGVTVEIQRDGDGWRIGRPRPVPASSSAVDSLLRALAPLEARRVIASGPSDGEGDGTVDPAAFGLAPPQAVLTLTLADGSSRRLRVGDPTPVSQGLPAYYAQDERSGAIYTIDAYVAEQITGSWESFRERRLVPLAVDDVRLVRIRRDGVTLEARRDPQAPVAERRWRLMAPYQAPGDTQAIESVLRDLEFARIGRFVDDEPSADALAGWGLASPRAVIEVEYVASEQAETTATVVVMVGHEADEGSRYVKLAGSPSVYTLPQSDLQAALEAAADDWVRRRVLGLARSEIQRISIGMEGRPGPYTLERDPQGGWRLAPQGEALETGEVESWLDSLWRLQAEGVAAVGRGAQPPQRSTGGQATVIELTVAGHDGVPVTRLVIPVPLQAAAGDGGSAALRRVYVEQGQDRLVYEIADDALRGIEGVIAKWTAPEQGAGSSPSASR, encoded by the coding sequence GTGAGACGCTCGGTCTGGACCGTGGCCACCGGCGTCGTCTTCGTCGGGCTGCTGGCCGTCTGGGCAGTCTGGATGCGACCGGCCGGCTCCCGGCAAGCGCCGGGCACGACCGTCCTGGAGGTGGAGCCCGCCGAGGTGCAGGCGCTGGTGGTGGAGCACCGCGACGGCGTCACGGTGGAGATCCAGCGAGACGGCGACGGGTGGCGGATCGGGCGGCCGCGGCCGGTGCCGGCCAGCTCGTCGGCCGTCGACTCGCTGTTGCGGGCCCTGGCGCCCCTCGAGGCGCGCCGCGTCATCGCATCCGGACCGTCCGACGGGGAGGGCGACGGCACCGTGGATCCGGCCGCCTTCGGACTCGCTCCTCCTCAGGCGGTGTTGACGCTGACGCTGGCCGACGGGTCGAGCCGGCGGCTGCGGGTCGGGGACCCGACCCCCGTCTCCCAGGGCCTGCCGGCGTACTACGCGCAGGACGAGCGGAGCGGCGCCATCTATACCATCGACGCCTACGTGGCCGAGCAGATCACGGGCTCCTGGGAGAGCTTTCGGGAGCGCCGGTTGGTGCCGTTGGCGGTCGACGACGTCCGGCTGGTGCGGATCCGGCGGGACGGCGTGACGCTGGAGGCCCGGCGCGACCCTCAGGCCCCGGTCGCCGAGAGGCGGTGGAGGCTGATGGCTCCGTACCAGGCGCCCGGCGATACGCAGGCCATCGAGAGCGTGCTGCGGGATCTCGAGTTCGCCCGGATCGGCCGCTTCGTCGACGACGAGCCGTCGGCGGACGCGCTGGCCGGTTGGGGGCTCGCCTCGCCTCGAGCGGTCATCGAGGTGGAGTACGTCGCCTCGGAGCAGGCCGAGACGACCGCCACCGTCGTCGTGATGGTGGGCCACGAGGCCGACGAGGGCAGCCGCTACGTCAAGCTCGCCGGCAGCCCCTCCGTCTACACCCTCCCCCAGTCGGACCTGCAGGCGGCCCTCGAGGCGGCTGCCGATGACTGGGTCCGGCGCCGGGTGCTGGGTCTGGCCCGCTCCGAGATCCAGCGGATCTCCATCGGGATGGAGGGCCGCCCGGGCCCTTACACGCTGGAGCGAGACCCGCAGGGCGGCTGGAGGCTGGCGCCCCAGGGAGAGGCGTTGGAGACGGGCGAGGTCGAGTCGTGGCTGGACTCCCTGTGGCGGCTGCAGGCCGAGGGCGTCGCCGCGGTGGGGAGGGGGGCCCAACCTCCCCAGCGAAGTACGGGGGGCCAGGCCACCGTCATCGAGCTGACGGTCGCGGGCCATGACGGTGTCCCCGTGACCCGCCTGGTGATCCCGGTGCCCTTGCAGGCGGCGGCCGGGGACGGGGGCAGTGCGGCCCTGCGAAGGGTCTACGTGGAGCAGGGCCAGGACCGGCTGGTCTACGAGATCGCCGACGACGCGCTGAGGGGAATCGAGGGCGTCATCGCGAAATGGACGGCACCCGAGCAGGGAGCCGGCTCGTCGCCCTCCGCCAGTCGCTGA
- a CDS encoding 2-oxoacid:ferredoxin oxidoreductase subunit beta translates to MLDAKLYNSPVRPTWCPGCGDFGILNAVKQALSELEIYPHEVVFVSGIGCGSKLPDYIHANGFTTLHGRALPVAQGIKLANPKLHVIAITGDGDGYGIGGNHFLHALRRNPNITHIVENNMVYGLTKGQTAPTSQRGFVSSTTPDGSIEKAVNPLALAIAGGASFVARGFSGNPKHLARLIARAIRHEGYALVDVLQPCVIFNRINTYDWYRERVYLLDDDPSYDPSNYEAAWEKAHEWGEHIPLGVIYEVTGEPSYEAQVPALKEGPIATQELRPLSLEQAETLLGQFR, encoded by the coding sequence ATGCTGGACGCGAAGCTGTATAACAGCCCGGTCCGCCCGACCTGGTGCCCGGGTTGCGGTGACTTCGGCATCCTCAATGCGGTGAAGCAGGCGCTGTCCGAACTGGAGATCTACCCTCACGAGGTGGTCTTCGTCTCGGGCATCGGCTGCGGCAGCAAGCTGCCCGACTACATCCACGCCAACGGCTTCACCACCCTGCACGGGCGCGCGTTGCCGGTGGCGCAGGGCATCAAGCTGGCCAACCCCAAGCTGCACGTCATCGCCATCACGGGGGACGGCGACGGCTACGGTATCGGCGGCAACCACTTCCTGCACGCGCTGCGTCGCAACCCCAACATCACGCACATCGTCGAGAACAACATGGTCTACGGCCTGACCAAGGGGCAGACGGCGCCGACGTCGCAGCGTGGGTTCGTCAGCAGCACGACGCCGGATGGCTCCATCGAGAAGGCCGTCAATCCCCTCGCCCTGGCCATCGCGGGCGGCGCCTCCTTCGTGGCGCGCGGCTTCTCCGGCAATCCCAAGCACCTGGCCAGGCTCATCGCTCGGGCCATCCGCCACGAGGGGTACGCCCTGGTCGACGTGCTGCAGCCGTGCGTCATCTTCAACCGCATCAACACCTACGACTGGTACCGTGAGCGGGTCTACCTGCTCGACGACGACCCGTCGTACGATCCGTCCAACTACGAGGCGGCCTGGGAGAAGGCCCACGAGTGGGGCGAGCACATCCCGCTGGGGGTCATCTACGAGGTGACGGGCGAGCCCTCGTACGAGGCGCAGGTGCCGGCGCTCAAGGAAGGGCCCATCGCCACGCAGGAGCTGCGTCCCCTGAGCCTGGAGCAGGCCGAGACCCTGCTGGGGCAGTTCCGCTAG
- the erpA gene encoding iron-sulfur cluster insertion protein ErpA → MITLTAEATTQLRRLLAEKNRPGLFLRLFVQPGGCRGFSYGMAFDDEMRDDDVVVEHEGVRIAVDPFSARLLEGARVDYTDALMGGGFTITNPNAVSTCGCGRSFRTRGARGNPQSCCH, encoded by the coding sequence GTGATCACCCTGACGGCAGAGGCGACCACCCAGTTGAGAAGGCTCCTGGCCGAGAAGAACCGGCCAGGGCTCTTCTTGCGGCTCTTCGTGCAGCCGGGGGGCTGCCGGGGCTTCTCTTACGGCATGGCCTTCGACGACGAGATGCGCGATGACGACGTGGTCGTCGAGCACGAGGGCGTGCGCATCGCGGTGGATCCCTTCAGCGCCCGGCTGCTGGAGGGCGCCCGCGTCGACTACACCGACGCCCTGATGGGCGGCGGCTTCACCATCACCAACCCCAACGCCGTCTCCACCTGCGGCTGCGGCCGCTCGTTTAGGACCCGGGGGGCCCGGGGCAATCCCCAGTCCTGCTGCCACTGA
- a CDS encoding GldG family protein, giving the protein MQESERIGGIQRLTRAGARLRLARGANATLFTLFVVGIVVLLNVMLAQRPLRLDLSADKRFQLAPQSRQALDRLRQPVTLYAFVFEGTEEAERLGDLLREYRLASDRVRVRMVDPDREPTLAQKYEVRAAGTVVVEMGSNYRKIEPFNLFTSSLYGAMEFRGEQAVTRALLELSGLGGSVVYFLEGHGEGSPYDDYSELRGYLEGEGFTVKTLNLALTDSVPDDARVVVVAGPRTDLAVQEREMLEAFVQERGGRLALWLDPLPNRQLPQVDGLLATLGVERVPGVVVDPGRALFGDALSPVPELRWHDVTSPLIQANVGVVLPGAQALRAASGDRVTALMVSTDRAWAERDVSGQRWQRDGEDVAGPLELALAIQREEPVAPATATSEATSAASADEASAQPSEGETTRVPVAVVVGNSTFARNGSFAFQGNRDFAANLITWLAGQSEMVTIRPTTTPLPTVLLTGRQARGIFYGTTLGMPLAVVVAGVLVWWRRRGL; this is encoded by the coding sequence ATGCAAGAGTCCGAGCGCATCGGTGGGATCCAGCGGCTGACGCGAGCGGGTGCTCGCCTGCGGCTGGCGCGTGGGGCCAACGCCACGCTCTTCACCCTCTTCGTGGTGGGCATCGTGGTCCTCCTCAACGTCATGCTGGCCCAGCGCCCGCTGCGCCTCGACCTCTCGGCTGACAAGCGCTTCCAGCTCGCTCCGCAGAGTCGCCAGGCCCTCGACCGCCTGCGGCAGCCCGTCACCCTGTACGCCTTCGTCTTCGAGGGTACCGAGGAGGCCGAGCGCCTGGGCGATCTGTTGCGAGAGTACCGCCTGGCGTCGGACCGGGTGCGGGTGCGGATGGTGGACCCCGATCGTGAGCCGACCCTGGCCCAGAAGTACGAGGTGCGCGCCGCGGGCACGGTCGTCGTGGAGATGGGGAGCAACTACCGCAAGATCGAGCCCTTCAACCTGTTCACCTCGTCGCTGTACGGCGCGATGGAGTTCCGAGGGGAGCAGGCGGTGACCCGGGCGCTGCTGGAGCTGAGCGGCCTGGGCGGCAGCGTCGTCTACTTCCTGGAGGGCCACGGCGAGGGAAGCCCCTACGACGACTACTCGGAGCTGCGCGGCTATCTCGAAGGGGAGGGCTTCACGGTCAAGACCCTCAACCTCGCGCTGACCGACTCGGTGCCCGACGACGCACGGGTCGTGGTGGTGGCCGGACCTCGCACGGATCTGGCCGTCCAGGAGCGGGAGATGCTGGAGGCGTTCGTGCAGGAGCGCGGAGGGCGGCTGGCGCTCTGGCTCGACCCGCTGCCCAACCGGCAGCTCCCGCAGGTCGATGGGCTGCTGGCGACGCTGGGGGTCGAGCGCGTGCCGGGGGTCGTCGTGGACCCGGGCCGTGCTCTCTTCGGAGACGCGCTGAGCCCCGTGCCGGAGTTGCGGTGGCACGACGTGACGAGTCCCCTCATCCAGGCCAACGTGGGCGTGGTGTTGCCGGGCGCTCAGGCCCTTCGCGCGGCGTCGGGTGACCGCGTCACGGCCCTGATGGTGAGCACCGACCGCGCCTGGGCCGAGCGCGACGTGAGCGGCCAGCGCTGGCAACGTGACGGGGAGGACGTGGCGGGCCCCCTCGAGCTGGCCCTGGCCATCCAGCGGGAGGAGCCGGTGGCGCCAGCCACTGCCACGTCTGAGGCCACGTCGGCGGCGAGCGCGGACGAAGCGTCCGCCCAGCCGTCGGAGGGCGAGACGACCCGGGTCCCGGTCGCCGTCGTGGTGGGCAACTCCACCTTCGCCCGCAACGGCTCCTTCGCCTTCCAGGGCAACCGGGACTTCGCGGCCAACCTGATCACGTGGCTGGCCGGCCAGAGCGAGATGGTCACCATCCGGCCCACCACCACCCCGCTGCCCACGGTGCTCCTGACGGGCCGCCAGGCACGGGGCATCTTCTACGGCACCACCCTGGGCATGCCGCTGGCGGTGGTGGTGGCCGGCGTGCTGGTCTGGTGGCGGAGGCGAGGCCTGTGA
- a CDS encoding 2-oxoacid:acceptor oxidoreductase subunit alpha: protein MSATELTLKLAGEAGQGVESSGAGFARALHRAGLHVFTWSDYMSRIRGGHNSFAIRLSAQGPVAAPTDRVHLLLAFDEASVDAHLSEMEPGGVFLLDEPLAKLAPKVEGGGAQALVAPFTRLAEEAGGNKVMANTTALGMAAALIGVGLETIEEVIRENFGRRKGSGVAEANLRVAHAGYAFARENWQGRFRWTLPAARVDGRRAILINGNQALGLGALAGGCRFIAAYPMTPASSLYEWLTAQANRYGVVSKQAEDEIAAIAMAIGAGYAGVRAMTATSGGGFSLMVEALGLAGMAEVPVVVVLAQRPGPSTGMPTRTGQGDLLFSLHASQGEFPRIVLAPGSQEECYEVGVRAFNLAERYQCPVIVLTDGFLASSFKTSPEASFDITGVAIDRGEWLSADEVKSLQGPYARYKLTPSGISPRALPGLPGAVQMACSDEHTELGHFEDEDADNRIAQQSKRMRKLEAARAEMRPPERYGPEEAEMTLVGWGSSKGALYEAVDRLVAEGVSANALHFVDIYPFPQAAVQAIEGVRYMVVVEGNYTGQFARLLRAETGRKADEIITRDDGRPITPGYILSRLERVAVHAGREAV from the coding sequence GTGTCGGCAACGGAGCTGACGCTGAAGCTGGCCGGTGAGGCCGGCCAAGGCGTCGAGTCGAGTGGAGCGGGCTTCGCCCGGGCGCTGCACCGCGCCGGGCTGCACGTCTTCACCTGGTCCGACTACATGTCCCGCATCCGAGGGGGCCACAACTCCTTCGCCATCCGGCTCAGCGCGCAGGGGCCCGTGGCGGCCCCGACCGACCGGGTGCACCTGCTGCTGGCCTTCGACGAGGCCAGTGTCGACGCCCACCTCTCCGAGATGGAGCCGGGCGGCGTCTTCCTGTTGGACGAGCCCCTGGCCAAGCTTGCGCCCAAGGTCGAGGGCGGCGGTGCCCAGGCGTTGGTCGCGCCCTTCACCCGTCTCGCCGAGGAGGCCGGCGGCAACAAGGTGATGGCCAACACCACGGCGCTCGGCATGGCAGCCGCTCTGATCGGCGTCGGCCTCGAGACCATCGAAGAGGTGATCCGGGAGAACTTCGGCCGTCGCAAGGGCTCGGGCGTGGCCGAGGCCAACTTGAGGGTCGCCCATGCCGGCTATGCCTTCGCCAGGGAGAACTGGCAGGGGCGCTTCCGTTGGACCCTGCCGGCGGCCCGGGTCGATGGGCGCCGCGCCATCCTCATCAACGGAAACCAGGCCCTGGGGCTCGGGGCCCTGGCGGGCGGCTGCCGCTTCATCGCCGCCTACCCCATGACGCCGGCGTCGTCGCTCTACGAGTGGCTGACCGCCCAGGCCAACCGCTACGGGGTCGTCTCCAAGCAGGCCGAGGACGAGATCGCCGCCATCGCGATGGCCATCGGGGCCGGCTATGCGGGGGTGCGGGCCATGACGGCCACCTCCGGCGGCGGCTTCTCGCTGATGGTGGAGGCGCTGGGGCTGGCCGGCATGGCCGAGGTGCCCGTGGTCGTGGTGCTGGCCCAGCGGCCGGGCCCCTCGACGGGCATGCCGACCCGGACGGGTCAGGGTGATCTCCTCTTCTCGCTGCACGCCTCCCAGGGGGAGTTCCCTCGCATCGTGCTGGCGCCGGGCTCGCAGGAGGAGTGCTACGAGGTGGGCGTACGGGCCTTCAACCTGGCCGAGCGCTATCAGTGCCCCGTCATCGTGCTGACCGACGGCTTCCTGGCCAGCAGCTTCAAGACATCGCCCGAGGCCAGCTTCGACATCACCGGGGTGGCCATCGATCGTGGCGAGTGGCTGTCGGCTGACGAGGTCAAGTCGTTGCAGGGCCCTTACGCCCGCTACAAGCTGACCCCATCGGGCATCTCGCCGCGTGCCCTGCCGGGGCTGCCCGGCGCCGTGCAGATGGCCTGCTCCGACGAGCATACCGAGCTGGGACACTTCGAGGACGAGGACGCCGACAACCGCATCGCCCAGCAGTCCAAGCGAATGCGCAAGCTGGAGGCGGCCAGGGCCGAGATGCGGCCGCCGGAGCGGTACGGGCCCGAGGAGGCCGAGATGACCCTGGTGGGCTGGGGGTCGTCCAAGGGCGCGCTGTACGAGGCCGTCGATCGCCTGGTGGCGGAGGGCGTCTCGGCCAACGCGTTGCACTTCGTCGACATTTACCCCTTCCCCCAGGCGGCTGTGCAGGCCATCGAAGGGGTGCGCTACATGGTCGTCGTGGAGGGCAACTACACGGGGCAGTTCGCCCGGCTGTTGCGCGCGGAGACGGGGCGCAAGGCCGACGAGATCATCACCCGCGACGACGGGCGCCCCATCACGCCGGGCTACATCCTGTCTCGCCTGGAGAGGGTGGCCGTCCATGCTGGACGCGAAGCTGTATAA
- a CDS encoding polysaccharide deacetylase family protein, with translation MSGTGLLLMGLAGAWTALAALSYTVGADVWYRGLGCGVIREGPGAGGQLALTFDDGPDPVWTARIASALEAFGARGTFFVLASGARRHPAVVRRLLEGGHEVALHGYDHRPLWLTGPRESCRRLFEAVAVLESILDGQRPRFFRPPWGHFNLAAARCARELGLRLVLWSHAPPDWRARTPAGELARHLREALRPGAIVDLHDAGPGDRPLVLAEVLPEALQLGRSRGLRFVTLSQLLHDDGGAAPRRARPIRQGEATHT, from the coding sequence GTGAGCGGCACGGGCCTCCTCCTGATGGGCCTGGCGGGTGCCTGGACCGCGCTGGCCGCTCTCTCGTACACCGTGGGCGCCGACGTCTGGTATCGGGGGCTGGGATGCGGCGTCATCCGGGAGGGGCCCGGTGCTGGCGGGCAGCTCGCGCTCACCTTCGACGACGGGCCCGACCCCGTCTGGACAGCCCGCATCGCCTCGGCCCTGGAGGCCTTCGGGGCCAGGGGCACCTTCTTCGTACTGGCATCGGGGGCCCGCCGGCATCCCGCCGTCGTGCGCAGGTTGCTGGAGGGGGGACACGAGGTCGCCCTCCATGGGTACGACCACCGTCCGCTGTGGCTGACGGGACCCCGCGAGAGCTGCCGGCGACTCTTCGAGGCCGTCGCCGTGCTGGAGAGCATCCTGGACGGCCAGCGGCCGCGCTTCTTCCGTCCTCCGTGGGGCCACTTCAACCTGGCGGCGGCTCGCTGCGCCCGGGAGTTGGGGCTGCGGCTGGTGCTGTGGTCGCACGCGCCTCCCGACTGGCGAGCGAGGACTCCCGCCGGGGAGCTGGCCCGGCACCTGCGGGAGGCCCTGCGCCCCGGCGCCATCGTGGACCTGCACGACGCGGGCCCCGGTGACCGTCCCCTCGTGCTGGCGGAGGTGCTGCCCGAGGCGCTGCAGCTCGGCCGGAGCCGGGGGCTGCGGTTCGTCACCCTGTCGCAGCTCCTGCACGACGATGGCGGGGCGGCGCCCCGACGGGCCCGTCCCATCCGGCAAGGGGAGGCCACCCACACGTGA
- a CDS encoding ABC transporter permease, which yields MAVFAIFKRELKSYLVSPLAYAAGVVFLAISGYFFSVILLATRIADLRPYFLNLGVILLLVTPLLTMRSLAEERQSHTDELLMTLPATPAQIVVGKYLATLALYAGMLALTAVYPALLYWLSDPPAGPILSSYLGALLLGGTFLAVGVFTSSLTDSQMVAGLLCFGLILLMWVINWLAFAMTGPVADAARQLAVFERFDDFTKGLVDSTHVLFYVSAIAILLFLSVRSLERRTWM from the coding sequence ATGGCCGTCTTCGCCATCTTCAAGCGGGAGCTCAAGAGCTACCTGGTCTCGCCGCTGGCCTACGCGGCCGGGGTCGTCTTCCTCGCCATCTCCGGCTACTTCTTCTCCGTCATCCTGCTGGCCACCCGCATCGCAGACCTGCGGCCGTACTTCCTCAACCTGGGCGTCATCCTGCTGCTGGTGACGCCGCTGTTGACGATGCGATCCCTGGCCGAGGAGCGCCAGAGCCACACCGACGAGCTGCTCATGACGCTGCCCGCCACGCCGGCCCAGATCGTGGTGGGCAAGTACCTGGCCACCCTGGCCCTCTATGCCGGGATGCTCGCGCTGACGGCCGTCTACCCCGCATTGCTGTACTGGCTCTCCGACCCTCCCGCCGGCCCCATCCTCTCGTCCTACCTGGGCGCGCTGCTCCTGGGGGGCACCTTCCTGGCCGTGGGCGTCTTCACCTCGTCGCTGACCGACAGCCAGATGGTCGCGGGGCTGCTCTGCTTCGGTCTCATCCTGTTGATGTGGGTCATCAACTGGCTGGCCTTCGCGATGACGGGGCCCGTTGCCGACGCGGCGCGCCAGCTGGCCGTCTTCGAGCGCTTCGACGACTTCACCAAGGGGCTCGTCGACTCGACGCACGTGCTCTTCTACGTGAGTGCCATCGCCATCTTGCTCTTCTTGAGCGTGCGGAGCCTCGAGCGGCGCACGTGGATGTGA